A section of the Acidobacterium capsulatum ATCC 51196 genome encodes:
- the mfd gene encoding transcription-repair coupling factor: MILPFVRDLLADLEHTASFEQAQRHLSLSRGRRRVSGLTSTARSLYIPLLARAAKVPVVLLVADNKAADAMHLALRAGCELTGAIAAERVLKLPAHDVLPFENMSPHPEVQEQRATTLWKIATGDAAIVIAPVEAAAMKLFPAPFYGGLAQVLRRGEEIDVDMLLTHLASVGYEQVDVVEMPGQYTRRGGILDVYSPEADRPVRMEFFGDEIETMRKFDPESQRSQSPLDEARLLPLTETPVTERLLAAVHARLSGARFETNDEGEMVAEMVAAGGVSVFPGWEFFAGVAGANKTLLDLFPRCVLFVEEPGMIKNQVERWWNKVEQRHDRSSIGTLIRPEDIYLRPELLEAQRKSHPGLDIDQLGAVDVLEDDETLGEIAFSSRPTLRFHGSIPAFVEQIKNLMQQETRMLLAAPNQGEVERLATLLREYELPYRLGSRVMHTGSETMYDEASHLGGDLRTPIILRAPIATGVSLPDANLVVFGANDLNDEADVTARPAARKSKTAAFISDFRDLAVGDYVVHVEHGIARYLGLKEIAQDGTTLEFMILEFAEEAKLYVPLTRLDLIQKYRSTESGPAPVLHRLGTQQWAKTKARVKKAMQDMADELLKLYAQRKAAQGHAYSADNEFQREFEDSFDYNETDDQLSAIADIKRDMESTTPMDRLLCGDVGYGKTEVAMRAAFKAVQDGKQVAVLTPTTVLSFQHYETFKKRFRQFPIHIEMLSRFRTAKEQKLIVERVEAGEIDILIGTHRLLSKDLKFHDIGLLIVDEEQRFGVRHKERLKQLRAQLDVLTMSATPIPRTLHMSLVGLRDMSVIETPPKDRMAIQTIVAKFDEKLVRSAVEVELERGGQIYFVHNRVETIYEIAAKIQELVPHARITVGHGQMGEAELEKVMLAFMNHEYDVLVATSIIENGLDIPLANTILINRADRHGLSELYQLRGRVGRSNRRAYAYLMIPPEQELTEIARRRLAALKEFSDLGAGFKIAALDLELRGAGNMLGGEQSGHIEAVGFELYTTMLEEAVNKMKGQETVERPVTQLSLGIPLRIDDSYIPEENQRLRMYKHIAGAQDERAIAGIRAELVDRYGALPTGVRHLLDAAELRIACEHMGVAQVDRKRDQIHLKFTEKASIDPGILMKLVSKNAKRGAQFTPQGVLRFPLSGTDPESIFTELRVLLDDLATQPAAARQGAS, encoded by the coding sequence GAGGTGCAGGAGCAGCGCGCCACGACGCTGTGGAAGATTGCCACGGGCGATGCCGCGATTGTGATTGCGCCGGTCGAAGCGGCGGCGATGAAGCTCTTCCCTGCCCCGTTTTATGGCGGCCTGGCGCAGGTGCTGCGGCGCGGCGAAGAGATCGACGTAGACATGCTGCTGACACACCTGGCCTCGGTGGGCTACGAGCAGGTGGACGTGGTGGAGATGCCGGGGCAGTACACACGGCGGGGCGGCATTCTGGATGTGTATTCGCCCGAGGCCGACCGGCCGGTGCGCATGGAGTTTTTTGGCGATGAGATTGAGACGATGCGCAAGTTTGACCCCGAGTCGCAGCGCTCGCAATCGCCGCTGGATGAGGCGCGGCTGCTGCCGCTGACGGAGACTCCGGTGACGGAGCGTCTGCTGGCGGCGGTGCATGCGCGGCTGAGCGGCGCGCGCTTTGAGACGAATGACGAAGGGGAGATGGTCGCCGAGATGGTGGCGGCGGGCGGCGTTTCGGTGTTTCCGGGCTGGGAGTTTTTTGCCGGAGTAGCCGGAGCGAACAAGACGCTGCTTGATCTGTTCCCGCGCTGCGTGCTGTTTGTGGAAGAGCCTGGGATGATCAAGAACCAGGTGGAGCGCTGGTGGAACAAGGTAGAGCAGCGCCATGACCGGTCGAGCATCGGTACGCTGATTCGCCCGGAAGACATTTATCTGCGGCCGGAGTTGCTGGAGGCGCAGCGGAAGTCGCATCCGGGGCTGGACATTGATCAACTGGGCGCGGTGGATGTGCTGGAAGACGATGAGACGCTGGGGGAGATTGCCTTCTCGTCACGTCCGACGCTGCGTTTTCATGGATCGATTCCGGCATTTGTAGAGCAGATAAAAAACCTGATGCAGCAGGAGACGCGCATGCTGCTGGCCGCGCCCAACCAGGGCGAGGTGGAGCGGCTGGCGACGCTGCTGCGCGAGTATGAACTGCCCTACCGGCTGGGCAGCCGCGTGATGCACACGGGCAGCGAAACCATGTATGACGAGGCCAGCCACCTGGGCGGCGATCTGCGCACGCCGATTATTTTGCGCGCGCCGATCGCGACGGGCGTGAGCCTGCCGGACGCAAATCTGGTGGTGTTTGGCGCGAACGACCTGAATGACGAAGCCGATGTGACGGCGCGGCCGGCGGCGCGCAAGTCAAAGACGGCGGCGTTTATCTCGGACTTTCGCGATCTGGCCGTGGGCGACTACGTGGTGCACGTGGAGCACGGCATTGCGCGCTATCTGGGCCTGAAAGAGATTGCGCAGGACGGCACGACGCTCGAGTTCATGATTCTCGAGTTCGCCGAAGAGGCGAAGCTGTATGTTCCGCTGACGCGGCTGGACCTGATTCAGAAATACCGCTCGACGGAGTCGGGCCCGGCGCCGGTACTGCATCGGCTGGGCACGCAGCAGTGGGCCAAGACCAAGGCCCGCGTGAAGAAGGCCATGCAGGACATGGCCGATGAGCTGCTGAAGCTGTATGCGCAGCGCAAGGCGGCGCAAGGGCACGCGTACTCGGCTGACAATGAGTTTCAGCGCGAGTTTGAGGATTCCTTCGACTACAACGAGACGGACGACCAGCTCTCGGCGATTGCCGACATCAAGCGCGACATGGAATCGACCACGCCGATGGACCGCCTGCTGTGCGGCGACGTGGGCTACGGCAAGACCGAAGTGGCGATGCGCGCCGCGTTCAAAGCCGTGCAGGATGGCAAACAGGTGGCGGTGCTGACGCCGACGACGGTGTTGAGCTTTCAGCATTACGAGACGTTCAAGAAACGCTTCCGGCAGTTTCCGATTCACATCGAGATGCTGTCGCGTTTTCGCACGGCCAAGGAACAGAAGTTGATTGTGGAACGTGTGGAAGCCGGCGAGATTGACATTCTGATTGGCACGCACCGGCTGCTCTCAAAGGATCTGAAGTTTCATGACATCGGCCTGCTGATTGTGGATGAAGAGCAGCGCTTTGGCGTGCGCCATAAGGAACGTCTGAAGCAGTTGCGCGCGCAGCTCGATGTGCTGACGATGTCAGCGACGCCGATTCCGCGCACGCTGCATATGTCGCTGGTGGGGCTGCGCGACATGAGCGTGATTGAGACTCCGCCGAAGGACCGCATGGCGATTCAGACCATCGTGGCGAAGTTTGATGAAAAGCTGGTGCGCTCTGCCGTCGAAGTGGAGCTGGAGCGCGGCGGGCAGATCTATTTCGTTCACAATCGCGTGGAGACGATCTATGAGATTGCCGCGAAGATCCAGGAGCTGGTGCCGCATGCCCGCATCACGGTGGGGCATGGGCAGATGGGCGAAGCAGAACTCGAAAAGGTGATGCTCGCCTTCATGAATCACGAGTACGACGTGCTGGTGGCGACGTCGATTATTGAGAACGGGCTGGATATTCCGCTGGCGAATACGATTCTGATCAATCGCGCGGACCGGCATGGACTCTCAGAGCTGTACCAGTTGCGCGGGCGCGTGGGACGGTCAAACCGGCGGGCGTATGCGTACCTGATGATTCCGCCGGAGCAGGAGCTGACCGAGATTGCGCGGCGCAGGCTGGCGGCGCTGAAGGAGTTCAGCGACCTGGGAGCGGGCTTCAAAATTGCGGCGCTTGATCTGGAACTGCGCGGCGCGGGCAACATGCTGGGCGGCGAGCAGAGCGGGCACATCGAGGCTGTGGGCTTTGAGCTTTACACCACGATGCTCGAAGAGGCCGTGAACAAGATGAAGGGCCAGGAGACGGTGGAGCGTCCGGTGACGCAGTTGAGCCTTGGCATTCCGCTGCGCATTGATGACAGCTACATTCCGGAAGAGAATCAGCGGCTGCGCATGTACAAGCACATTGCGGGCGCGCAGGATGAGCGCGCAATTGCGGGCATTCGCGCGGAGCTGGTAGACCGCTACGGCGCGCTGCCCACGGGCGTGCGGCACCTGCTCGATGCCGCCGAGCTGCGCATTGCGTGCGAGCACATGGGCGTGGCCCAGGTGGATCGCAAGCGCGACCAGATTCACCTGAAATTTACAGAGAAGGCTAGCATCGATCCCGGCATCCTGATGAAGCTGGTGTCAAAGAACGCGAAACGCGGCGCGCAGTTCACGCCGCAGGGCGTGCTGCGCTTCCCACTGAGCGGGACTGATCCGGAGAGCATCTTTACGGAACTGCGTGTGCTGCTGGATGATCTGGCCACCCAGCCAGCAGCGGCGCGCCAGGGTGCATCCTAA
- the galU gene encoding UTP--glucose-1-phosphate uridylyltransferase GalU produces MKSRVRKAVFPAAGFGTRFLPATKSIPKEMLPLVDKPIIQYGVEEAIAAGCDQIVIVTGRGKSAIEDHFDISYELENTLEKRGKKELLAVSRNVSNMVRLSYVRQKEAMGLGHAVLMARDLIGDEPFAVILPDDVIDAKVPCLKQMIDQYDKLQGSILATQVVEGPAISSYGVIDGTPLKDDPRVMEVKGLVEKPKMEEAPSKNAIIGRYVLTPKIFELLEKTPLGAGGELQLTDGIKGLLQSEKVYGYTFEGKRYDAGDKVGMLTATVDFALKRDDLGPKLREHIQSLGL; encoded by the coding sequence ATGAAGAGCAGAGTACGCAAAGCAGTTTTTCCCGCCGCGGGTTTCGGAACCCGCTTTTTGCCGGCAACCAAGTCCATCCCCAAGGAGATGCTGCCGCTGGTTGATAAGCCGATCATTCAGTACGGCGTGGAAGAAGCCATTGCCGCCGGCTGCGACCAGATCGTGATTGTGACCGGGCGCGGCAAGTCGGCCATCGAAGATCACTTTGATATCAGCTATGAGCTTGAGAACACGCTGGAAAAGCGCGGCAAGAAAGAGCTGCTTGCGGTCTCTCGCAATGTGTCCAATATGGTGCGCCTCTCGTATGTGCGCCAGAAGGAAGCGATGGGCCTGGGACACGCTGTGCTGATGGCGCGCGATCTGATTGGGGATGAGCCGTTTGCGGTGATCCTGCCCGATGACGTGATTGATGCGAAGGTGCCTTGCCTGAAGCAGATGATTGACCAGTACGACAAACTGCAGGGCTCGATTCTGGCCACGCAGGTGGTGGAAGGACCGGCCATCTCTTCGTATGGCGTGATTGACGGCACGCCGCTCAAGGATGATCCGCGGGTGATGGAAGTGAAGGGGCTGGTCGAGAAGCCGAAGATGGAAGAGGCTCCGTCGAAGAATGCCATTATCGGCCGGTATGTGCTGACGCCCAAGATCTTTGAACTGCTCGAGAAGACGCCTCTGGGCGCGGGCGGCGAGCTGCAGTTGACCGATGGCATCAAGGGCCTGCTGCAGAGCGAGAAGGTCTACGGCTACACCTTCGAAGGCAAGCGGTACGATGCGGGCGACAAGGTGGGCATGCTGACAGCTACGGTGGATTTTGCGCTGAAGCGCGACGATCTCGGCCCGAAGCTGCGCGAGCATATCCAGTCGCTGGGCCTGTAG